The DNA window GCCGTCCGCGCCGCGTCGTCCATCGTGCGCGCCAGCTTGCTGAACTTCTCCGCGGCCCGGTCCGCACGCTCGTTCACAGCCGGCGTTGACGCCAGCAGCGTCGCCGCCGAGACCTGCTCTATGTGCCGCCGCGCGATGATCGGGTCGCCGTACCGCGCGAAGATCACCTCGCCCTGCTCGGTCAGCTTGAACCGCCCGCTCACCGAGCCCGGCGCCTGCGCGAGCACCGCCCGGTTCGCCGGACCGCCGCCCCGTCCGAGCGCACCGCCGCGGCCGTGGAACAACGTCAGCACCAACGAGTGCTGGTCCGCCCACTCCGCGATCGCCGCCTGCGCGTCGTACAGCGCCAGCGTCGCCGACAACGGGCCGACGTCCTTGGCCGAGTCGGAGTACCCGAGCATCACCTCGTACCGGCGCCCGGTCTCCTCCAGCCGCTGCCGCACCGGCGCCAGCTCCAGCGCTGCCTCGAGCACCGTCACGCTGCGCCGCAGGTCGTCCTCGGTCTCGAACAGGGGAACGACATCCAGCGCGATCGGCCGCCCCTCGAGCGCGTGGTCGGCCAGCTCGTACACCGCCGCGAGGTCGGACGGCTCGCGCGTGAACGACACGACGTACCGGCGGCACGCGTCCGGGCCGAAGCGCTGCTGGATCTGGGCGATCACGCGGAAGACCGCGAGCACCTCTTCGGTCTCCGACGACAGGTCGCCGCCGGCGCGCAGCTCGGCGAGCGCCCGCGCGTGGATCCGCGAGTGCTGCCGGACCTCGAGCTCGGCCAGGTGGAAGCCGAACGTCTCGGTCTGCCAGATCAGGTGCTGCAGCTCGCCGTACGCCTGCCGCGCGGCACGCGCCGCGGCCAGCGAGGACTGGATGATCCGCAACTCCGCAAGGAACTCCACCGGCGACGGGTAGCCGATGTCGGCCTGCCGCAGCCTCGTCCCCGCCAGCCGTTGGGCCGCGAACAGCAGCACCTGCCGGTGCGGCTCGCCCGGCGAGCGTGTCGCGATGTCCTCGGACTGGTCGGGGTACGCGGCGCGGATGTCGCTCAGCAGCCGGCGGACGGCGGGCGACGGCGGCGTGGTCTCGGCGTCGGCGGTGAGCGCCCGGCCGATCCGTTCGCACGCCCGCTCCAACGCACGCAGCACGTGGTCGGCCTGAATCGCCATAGCCCGTTGGGTAAACGCGGCGGTCACGTACGGGTTGCCGTCGCGGTCGCCACCGATCCACGAACCCAGCCGGACGAACGCGGGCACCTGCGGCGGCGACGTTCCGGCGCGCTCCCCCGACAGCTGGTCGTCGAGCCGCCGGTAGACCTCGGGCAGCACCCGGAACAGCGTGTCGTCGAACACCGTCATCGCCGTCCGGACCTCGTCGAGCGGCCCCGGCTTCGTCACGCGGATCTGCGCGGTCCGCCAGAGGACGTCGACCTCCTCCAACAGGTGACGGCGGTTCTCGGCGAGGGTGGTCGCACCGAGTCGCGGGTCGTCACGTTCGGACAGCAGAACGGAGATCCGCCGGATCGCGGTCGCCACGGCACGGCGGCGCGCCTCGGTCGGGTGCGCGGTGAGAACGGGGCGGAACTCCAGCCCGGACAGCATCGCGAGCGCCTGCTGCTCGCCGTACTCGGCACTGGCGTTCCGCATCGCCGCCGCGAGCGAGTCGCGCTCGGGAGTGCCCTCGGTGTCCTGCTCCCGCAGCGCGCGAACGCGGTGGTACTCCTCGGCGAGGTTGGTCAGGTGGAAGTAACAGGTGAACGCGCGCGCGACGTCCTCGGCGCGTTCGAGCGACCAGGAGGTTACGAGGCGCTCGACGTCGACGGCGGCGTTCTCCGCCTCGACCAGGTCGTCGCTGTGGGCGGCGATCGTCAGCTCGCGAAGGCGTTCGACCGCGTCGAGCAGCGCCTGCCCGCCGTACTCGCGAAGCACAGTGCCGAGCAGCTCGCCAAGCAGGCGGACATCGGCGCGGAGCGGCGCGGGCACTTCGAAGCGGGCGTGCACGCGCGCTTGTGCTGTGGTGGGCATGGACAAGACTCTATTCTTTGGAGGTTTCTTCC is part of the Tenggerimyces flavus genome and encodes:
- a CDS encoding phosphoenolpyruvate carboxylase; this translates as MPTTAQARVHARFEVPAPLRADVRLLGELLGTVLREYGGQALLDAVERLRELTIAAHSDDLVEAENAAVDVERLVTSWSLERAEDVARAFTCYFHLTNLAEEYHRVRALREQDTEGTPERDSLAAAMRNASAEYGEQQALAMLSGLEFRPVLTAHPTEARRRAVATAIRRISVLLSERDDPRLGATTLAENRRHLLEEVDVLWRTAQIRVTKPGPLDEVRTAMTVFDDTLFRVLPEVYRRLDDQLSGERAGTSPPQVPAFVRLGSWIGGDRDGNPYVTAAFTQRAMAIQADHVLRALERACERIGRALTADAETTPPSPAVRRLLSDIRAAYPDQSEDIATRSPGEPHRQVLLFAAQRLAGTRLRQADIGYPSPVEFLAELRIIQSSLAAARAARQAYGELQHLIWQTETFGFHLAELEVRQHSRIHARALAELRAGGDLSSETEEVLAVFRVIAQIQQRFGPDACRRYVVSFTREPSDLAAVYELADHALEGRPIALDVVPLFETEDDLRRSVTVLEAALELAPVRQRLEETGRRYEVMLGYSDSAKDVGPLSATLALYDAQAAIAEWADQHSLVLTLFHGRGGALGRGGGPANRAVLAQAPGSVSGRFKLTEQGEVIFARYGDPIIARRHIEQVSAATLLASTPAVNERADRAAEKFSKLARTMDDAARTAYRGLVRTDGFAEWFARVTPVDELGQLQIGSRPARRGLSVSSLEDLRAIPWVFAWTQARVNLTGWYGVGSALEAVGDVGALQEAAAEWPLFAVMLENVEMSLAKTDARIARRYLDLGNREDLTELVLSEHALTTSWVLKVAGTDRLLANRRVLGRAVQLRNPYVDALSYLQLRAFRGLRTEKLSEGESERLRRLVLLTVNGIAAGLQNTG